The genomic segment AATTTAGCCAAAAGATCATCCACAGATACCGACGCAAAGCCCGAGGCAGAATCGGACATCCCGTACGGTATAATCAGCATATCGTTATGAATAATCGCTCCGCAGGAATAGACGACATTGGGCACATACCCTTCTCTTTCCTCCGCATTTGCCATCAACAACGGCTCCCGGAGTTGACCTATAATTTGGGAGGGATCTTCCAAATCCAGCAGTACAGCCCCCAAAGAATACCTTCTCATGGGACCCACCCCATGGGTGAGCATCAGCCACCCTTTTGCGGTTTCCATGGGAGAGCCACAATTGCCCAGTTGAATAAATTCCCAGGGATATTTAGGCTCTTGTATTTTTTGAGCATCATGCCAGACATGAATGTCATCGGAAAACATAAGGTAGTTATTCACCCCATCGTGACGGGAGATCATGGCATATTGCCCCTTAATTTTTCTCGGGAAAAAGGCCAGATTTTTATTTTGGGTATACTTACCGTGGATCGGGAATACCTGAAAATGATAAAAATCTTTTGTTTTAAGGCATTTTGGTAAAATACTATATCCGTTATACGCCGTGTAGGTTGCAAAATAGGTAATACTGCCGTCATCATCCATGAATTTGACGAATCGCGCATCTTCAATACCGTTGCGTTCATGGGCCGAGACAGGAAAAATAACGCGTTCCGAGATAGCAGTATCCAGTGAAAAACTGATTTCATAATGAGAACTGGCCAGCCAGTTTATCGAATCGATCACCATTCTTTTACTATAGCTTAGCTCTATGTTTTCGATGCTTGCGGCAATACTTTCCTGCAATTCACGATAGATGAATTTATCTCCCAGTTTATCCATAATCGATTCGATGATATTTTTGTGAATATCCATCTCGTGCAATTTTTGCAAAAATTGTTCTTTATCATATACATGGCGTTTTAAGGCTTCCGGCAAATCAACGAATTGCCCGGCCGAGGCGAAGACCAATTCATTATTTCGGGTAATGACACCGCTTCTGAATACGATGGATGAGATATGCCCCTCCCCGATCGCCCGAAAACTGACAATAACGCGTTTTTGTCCTTCTTCCAGGTTACCCTGATCGGGATCTGCGACGATGGAAGGATTAAAGAAGGCGGCCGCCTCAATCGCGTATTCCGATGTAAAGTAGGAACCAATCAGTAATTTTCTTTCTAATGACAAGGAATCCGGAGAAACATGAAAATTCGGCTCCAGAACGTCGTACAGTCTATCGTAATTGTCCTCAAAAATTTTTGAGATATTGCGGTGCCGTTTTGAAAAATCCTTCAGTACCTGATTGAACGCCAAATCCACTTCCTGCTTAGATAAATCCAATACTCGCTTAATTATCGTGTTCGCCCTGTCTTTGTGGCCGGGCATATAAAATCTGGCAATGACCCTTGTGGGGTCTGGATAAAATTTTTTCGGCAATCTATTTACGGTTAGTGTCATTATTACCTCTTTTGGTGATTGATTATAATCGTTCGCCATGGATTTCCACAAAACTGTATGGGCCTTTCTTATTATAAATTGGAATTTTTTGAGAATCAACAAGCAATTATCCAAAAAACAACTGGCAAAATCAGCAAGAAGGGGCTCGTCATGCTGCTGCCTCCCTCCCCATGGTTAGTACCAAAGGACATGGTAGAGGAGGTGGGCTGTCGAGTGGTAACCATAGGGGAGGAGGCAAAGACAACGACCATGCAAGCCGTACAGATAGTTCAGAACCTTCGGATAACCAAGGTCACAAAGGCAACGGAGTCAACCTACTAAAAATTATTCTGAAAGACGGCGAACTTTTCTCTTTAAAAGATGTTCGTACAAGAAGTTGAGTTGGATCGTCTCAATATATCCAGAGCGGCGGACAAGGTTCTAGATCGTCCTCTTTAAAAGGCTCTAAGTAACCTCATTGGCCTCCCCAACATCACCCATGCAGACCTTAACGCGCTGACTGAAGAAGAACTTAAAGAGCTGGAAGCTATTTCGACAAAGGGAGGAAGAACTACTCGAACCGTTTTGTACGCAAGAGCACTCCTATTGCTTGATGCTGGTGAGTACAGACCAAAATGGATTGGAGCAAATATTGCAGAAGTGCTTGGGGCGACAACTCGTGGTCTACGAATATCTGAAAAAACGGTTTGTTGAACAGGGAATTTCAATTGCTCTTGAGCACAAGAAACGACTAAACCCACCCAGGGAAATTCAATTTGGCGGATAAGTTGAAGCTCATCTATTGATACTTAAGTACCTAAGACTCCAGAAGTAGGGAGCGGCAGTGTCTCGCAGGTCGCATTGCCTGTTGATCTGCTGAGAGACAGGATTGCTGCCTGGAGTATCGATCGAAATAATCGGCAAACAAAAGTTGACTGGCATTATCCTGTACTAGGCACCAAGCAGGCGGACAATGTCCTGCCTGCTCTTCTCTATATGCTCCAATACCTTGCGCGGCCCTGCCGAAAAGCCATGACGAGCCAGGGCCTGCCAGTCACAGAGACGTTGTTCCTCTCCCTGACAGCCCGCCTCCCCTCTGAGCAGATAACAGTGAAACTGGACCCGGTACTTGGTATAGGCATGCTTCACCGTCACCATGGGTTCTAGCACTCTGTTTTCCGACGGGAGTAAGCCAAGAAGACGGGTAATTCCCACCTCCACTGCCTCCTCCTCCTGAAGATCCGTATGAGGAAACTCCCACAGGCCCTGCCAGAGGGTGGGATGCCGACTCGGCTGAATAAGCAGGCGCCCCTCAGATACCTGAAATATGGCCACCCGCCTTATATGAATAAGCTTTTGCTTAGGTAGCGGCACCGGTCTGAGCTGAACGGTCTGCCGGGCAAAGGCCAGGCACATTTCCTGGATAGGACAGAGGGTACAACGAGGAGCCCGAGGCAAACAGACCAATCCTCCCAAATCCATAAGGGCCTGATTCCAATGACGGGCCCTACCAGAGGGCAAACAGTCGCAGGCCACCTTCTCAATGGCACGCGCCACCTGAGTCTCCCTTACCGGCCTATCAATATCGAACAGACGGGAGAAGATACGGGCAACATTTGCATCAATGGTGGGAATATCAATATTGCAGGCAACAGAACCGATAGCCGCGGCAGTGTAGGGACCAATCCCCGGCAGAGAGCGAAGCAGATCAATATCGCAGGGCAATTCTCCTGCAAATTCCTCAACTATTTTCTTGGCGGCCCTGTGCAGGTTACGGGCCCGGGCATAATAGCCCAAGCCCTCCCACATTTTAAAGATCTCCTGCTCATCCGCCTCGGCGACCGCCTCCACCTGCGGGAAACGCTCTATCCAGCGATTAAAGTAGGACACCCCCCGATCCATCTGGGTCTGCTGTAGCATAATCTCTGAAATCCACACATGATAGGGATCATAGGTCTGACGCCAGGGAAGGAATCGATCCTGCAACCTAAACCAGGTAAGAAGCTGAGACTGAAATCTATCCAGATCAGCCCCAAGAGAATAGTCCGTCATAAAATCAAATACCTAAATAGCGGCCCAGGGCAACAAGACCCATACCGACGATAACAGTAAGACAAAGACTTTTGGTCTTTATAGCCACAGGAAAGGCGATAAGAGAGGACCAAAAGAAGAGATTACTAAAGGAGAGGTCAATCGACTTTTCCGGACAGAGCAGGGCCGGCACCAACATGGCGGCAAGAATTGCCGGCGGCACAAGACGGAGCCAAGAGACAAAAAGAGGGGGGAGACTTCGCCCACTGAGAAAAATAATGGGCAGGCAACGGGGAATATAGGTCACCACTGCCATACCCAAAATGGTTAAGAAGATTTCTGTTTGATCCACTGCTCAACACCCAAGCCAATAGTTGCGGAAATAACGCTTGCCACAATCACATATAATTGTTCAAGCCCCAAGAGATACAATGTTGTTGCCACAATACCGGCAATTATAGCCGTAAGCAGGCGAATAAAATCAAGACACTGCCCCACAAGTAGACCTATAAACATGGCTGAAAGGGCATAATCAAGGCCCAGCGGTCTGATATCGTCAATCAAGCCGGCAGCAAGAATACCAAGAACACCCCCAAAGACCCAAGCAGACTGAGCCGTCACATTCAAAGAAAGGGCCTCAAGGGTACAAGTCTCAAGGGAGGCGGCCTTAGTTGAGTGCAGGGCAAAGGTCTCATCGGTCAGTTCAAAGGCAAAAAATGCCTGAGTGGACCTCTTCCAGCGGGAGAGAAAGGGGGCAAGGGAGGCGGCCATCAAGAGATGACGCAGATTAACTATAAAGGTTGTTAAAATAATGGCCGCAGGGCCAGCGCCCGCGGCAAAAAGGCCTACTGCAATAAACTGGGCTGAACCTGCAAAGAGAAGCAGGGACATGGCAAAGGTGTTCATCTCTGAAATACCACTCTTACCCGCCAGGACGCCGTAGGCAAAACCAATGGGGACATAACCAAGCACAACGGGCATGGCCCGTTGTGCTCCTGTTATGATCGCTTTATACTTCGCAGATCTCACAAATAAACCTTATGACTACATGCGTTTGAAAAGTTCAAGGGTTCTCTCTCGGGTCATGATGTTTTTCCAATCAGATCCAAGGCAGTTCTCCCAGAGAGGCACAAGATTAAGGGCGGTGGTAACCATCAGGTCAAGGGAGGCATCGTCCATTCCCTTGGTGAGATTACGGGGCAGGGAAATCTCGTGTTTATCCATCATCTGCCTGAACTCTTTCACCCCTGCAGGGTAAATTTCATCGAGATAATCAAAGGTAATACAACAGCCGATACCATGATGGGTGCCCAACACATAGGAGAGTCCATAGGAGAGGGCATGGCAGGCGCCAACCTGACTATAGGCAATACTCATACCACCAAAATAGGAAGCCATCATCAGCTTATCACCCTGTGCTGAATCATTCTCGCCGAGGAAGACTTCACGACAGAGATCAATGGATTTTTCCCCATAGGACTTACTGAACTGATTAATGAAGGTTCCATTAAGAGATTCCACATCATGAATATAACAGTCCATACCGGTATAAAACCACTGCTCCTTAGGCACTCCGGCAAGAAGATCCGGATCAAGCATGATCTGATCAAAGAGGGTGTAGTCAGAGTTGATACCGAGCTTTTTATCCGGTCCTGTCAGGATAGCAGTTCGGGAAATTTCCGCACCGGTTCCGGCGATGGTTGGTACGGCAACGTGATAAACAGCACGGTTCTGAATAATATCCCAACCCTGATAATCCGCAGAGGAGCCAGGATTATTAAGCATAAGAGATACTGCCTTGGCAATATCCAGGGTAGAACCACCACCAAGACCAATGATACCATCCGGGGTAACATCGCTATAGGCTCTGATCTGGGCAACAAGGGCATCGATATAGGTGGTCTTCGGCTCATCGGCAACGTTCACCCGCAAGAGAAGGTCTTTTCCTTCCATGGGCAAACGGCCTTCAAGTGGTTTGTCGGTGAAAACATCATCGATGACAAAAACCATATAACCGCCATCGGTCACACGCTTCTCCTTAAGCACATCACCAAGTTGATTCAAAGAACCACGGCCAAATATAATCCTGGGAACAATTGCAAAATTTCTATACATTTATAACCTCATTATTAATGGATCACGATACAATGCTACATTGTAGCATCAACGGATAATTTTTTACTGCGCCTAGACAAACTCTGTGAGAAGTCAGCTAGTTTGCAAGTATATTTTTGCACTCAAAAACAAATCTTCGCCTATACTCTATAACCATATATACAGAAAAAGCTAAATTATTTAAGAGAAAAATCAACCAACATGGGATTATGATCAGAACTTTTTGCAGGGAGGACCTTAGAGGCAAGAACAGTCAGGCCACGACTGTAGACATGGTCTAAATTACGGCCAAAAACCGAAATGCGCTTATCATCGCTGAATATTACCGGTGCAAGGTCAAGGTCTGCGGCAAAGGCATCGACCACCTCCTGTCTCCTCTCGGACCAGGTATTAAAATCTCCAGCAACAACAATGGGGCCACTGTGATGAACAAGTACCTGATAAATTTTTTCCAACTGACGAGAGTAGCCCTCCACCCCCAGACTGAAATTCACCAGATGGAGATTAACAAAGAGCAGATCTTGCTCCCCGTTCAACGAATAACGACTCAGCAACGCTGTCTTAGGCAAACCGATAATGGATTCTTCCTCACGGAGCAGGCAACTCTCCTGCGGAGAGGCCTGAGAGGCAGTGACAACCCCTGAATCTGCCCCCTCATAGGAAAAGGCCTGGGCCTGCTGCCATGCCATATCCCTCTCTGTTAAACTTCCAGCCAGTTCACTGGTCAAGGCCCCCTCCTGCAGGGCGACGAGGTCGGCATCACCGGCAAAGGTAGCTAGCTCTTTTTCCCAACCCGGCTTCTGTTCTTTATATATATTCCAGACAAGCAGACGGAAGGAGTCTCCAGACAGATCACCAA from the Desulfotalea psychrophila LSv54 genome contains:
- a CDS encoding iron-containing alcohol dehydrogenase family protein; this encodes MYRNFAIVPRIIFGRGSLNQLGDVLKEKRVTDGGYMVFVIDDVFTDKPLEGRLPMEGKDLLLRVNVADEPKTTYIDALVAQIRAYSDVTPDGIIGLGGGSTLDIAKAVSLMLNNPGSSADYQGWDIIQNRAVYHVAVPTIAGTGAEISRTAILTGPDKKLGINSDYTLFDQIMLDPDLLAGVPKEQWFYTGMDCYIHDVESLNGTFINQFSKSYGEKSIDLCREVFLGENDSAQGDKLMMASYFGGMSIAYSQVGACHALSYGLSYVLGTHHGIGCCITFDYLDEIYPAGVKEFRQMMDKHEISLPRNLTKGMDDASLDLMVTTALNLVPLWENCLGSDWKNIMTRERTLELFKRM
- a CDS encoding glycoside hydrolase family 130 protein gives rise to the protein MTLTVNRLPKKFYPDPTRVIARFYMPGHKDRANTIIKRVLDLSKQEVDLAFNQVLKDFSKRHRNISKIFEDNYDRLYDVLEPNFHVSPDSLSLERKLLIGSYFTSEYAIEAAAFFNPSIVADPDQGNLEEGQKRVIVSFRAIGEGHISSIVFRSGVITRNNELVFASAGQFVDLPEALKRHVYDKEQFLQKLHEMDIHKNIIESIMDKLGDKFIYRELQESIAASIENIELSYSKRMVIDSINWLASSHYEISFSLDTAISERVIFPVSAHERNGIEDARFVKFMDDDGSITYFATYTAYNGYSILPKCLKTKDFYHFQVFPIHGKYTQNKNLAFFPRKIKGQYAMISRHDGVNNYLMFSDDIHVWHDAQKIQEPKYPWEFIQLGNCGSPMETAKGWLMLTHGVGPMRRYSLGAVLLDLEDPSQIIGQLREPLLMANAEEREGYVPNVVYSCGAIIHNDMLIIPYGMSDSASGFASVSVDDLLAKLLNG
- a CDS encoding AzlD domain-containing protein; amino-acid sequence: MDQTEIFLTILGMAVVTYIPRCLPIIFLSGRSLPPLFVSWLRLVPPAILAAMLVPALLCPEKSIDLSFSNLFFWSSLIAFPVAIKTKSLCLTVIVGMGLVALGRYLGI
- a CDS encoding endonuclease/exonuclease/phosphatase family protein, which codes for MKKICLSGSIVLSFCLLLAVYTGAIALPQTIVHPEVQSCVAGSFSARSSEKNVGDLSGDSFRLLVWNIYKEQKPGWEKELATFAGDADLVALQEGALTSELAGSLTERDMAWQQAQAFSYEGADSGVVTASQASPQESCLLREEESIIGLPKTALLSRYSLNGEQDLLFVNLHLVNFSLGVEGYSRQLEKIYQVLVHHSGPIVVAGDFNTWSERRQEVVDAFAADLDLAPVIFSDDKRISVFGRNLDHVYSRGLTVLASKVLPAKSSDHNPMLVDFSLK
- the mutY gene encoding A/G-specific adenine glycosylase, encoding MTDYSLGADLDRFQSQLLTWFRLQDRFLPWRQTYDPYHVWISEIMLQQTQMDRGVSYFNRWIERFPQVEAVAEADEQEIFKMWEGLGYYARARNLHRAAKKIVEEFAGELPCDIDLLRSLPGIGPYTAAAIGSVACNIDIPTIDANVARIFSRLFDIDRPVRETQVARAIEKVACDCLPSGRARHWNQALMDLGGLVCLPRAPRCTLCPIQEMCLAFARQTVQLRPVPLPKQKLIHIRRVAIFQVSEGRLLIQPSRHPTLWQGLWEFPHTDLQEEEAVEVGITRLLGLLPSENRVLEPMVTVKHAYTKYRVQFHCYLLRGEAGCQGEEQRLCDWQALARHGFSAGPRKVLEHIEKSRQDIVRLLGA
- a CDS encoding AzlC family ABC transporter permease, with translation MRSAKYKAIITGAQRAMPVVLGYVPIGFAYGVLAGKSGISEMNTFAMSLLLFAGSAQFIAVGLFAAGAGPAAIILTTFIVNLRHLLMAASLAPFLSRWKRSTQAFFAFELTDETFALHSTKAASLETCTLEALSLNVTAQSAWVFGGVLGILAAGLIDDIRPLGLDYALSAMFIGLLVGQCLDFIRLLTAIIAGIVATTLYLLGLEQLYVIVASVISATIGLGVEQWIKQKSS